A stretch of Mus musculus strain C57BL/6J chromosome 19, GRCm38.p6 C57BL/6J DNA encodes these proteins:
- the Pcnx3 gene encoding pecanex-like protein 3 isoform X6 — protein sequence MGSQVLQILRQGVWASLTGGWFFDPHQSTFSNCFHLYVWIFLLIFPFLLYMVLPPSLMVAGVYCLVVAVIFATIKTVNYRLHAMFDQGEIVEKRNSTMGEQEEEAAQGESSLPRDPGVEMTVFRKVSSTPPVRCSSQHSVFGFNQVSELLPRMEDSGPLRDIKELVREQGSNNVIVTSADREMLKLSSQEKLIGDLPQTPPGVVPDPSLPSTDSSERSPMAGDGVPWGGSGVADTPMSPLLKGSLSQELSKSFLTLTRPDRALVRTSSRREQCRGTGGYQPLDRRGSGDPMPQKAGSSDSCFSGTDRETLSSFKSEKTNSTHLDSPPGGHAPEGSDTDPPSEAELPASPDAGVPSDDTLRSFDTVIGAGTPPGQTEPLLVVRPKDLALLRPSKRRPPMRGHSPPGRTPRRPLLEGSGFFEDEDTSEGSELSPASSLRSQRRYSTDSSSSTSCYSPESSQGAAGGPRKRRAPHGAEEGTAVPPKRPYGTQRTPSTASAKTHARVLSMDGAGGDVLRAPLAGSKAELEAQPGMELAAGEPAVLPPEARRGPAANQPGWRGELQEEGAVGGAPEETGQRECTSNVRRAQAIRRRHNAGSNPTPPASVMGSPPSLQEAQRGRAASHSRALTLPSALHFASSLLLTRAGPNVHEASNFDDTSEGAVHYFYDESGVRRSYTFGLAGGGYENPVSQPGEQAANGAWDRHSHSSSFHSADVPEATGGLNLLQPRPVVLQGMQFDLLDQDSLHESQEQTLMEEAPPRAQHSYKYWFLPGRWTSVRYERLALLALLDRTRGVMENIFGVGLSSLVAFLGYLLLLKGFFTDIWVFQFCLVIASCQYSLLKSVQPDAASPMHGHNWVIAYSRPVYFCICCLLIWLLDALGTAQPFPPVSLYGLTLFSASFFFCARDVATVFTLCFPFVFLLGLLPQVNTCLMYLLEQIDMHGFGGTAATSPLTAVFSLTRSLLAAALLYGFCLGAIKTPWPEQHVPVLFSVFCGLLVAMSYHLSRQSSDPTVLWSLVRSKLFPELEERSLETARVEPPDPLPEKMRQSVREVLHSDLVMCVVIAVLTFAVSASTVFIALKSVLGFVLYALAGAVGFFTHYLLPQLRKQLPWFCLSQPVLKPLEYSQYEVRGAAQVMWFEKLYAGLQCAEKYLIYPAVVLNALTVDAHTVVSHPDKFCLYCRALLMTVAGLKLLRSAFCCPPQQYLTLAFTVLLFHFDYPRLSQGFLLDYFLMSLLCSKLWDLLYKLRFVLTYIAPWQITWGSAFHAFAQPFAVPHSAMLFLQALLSGLFSTPLNPLLGSAVFIMSYARPLKFWERDYNTKRVDHSNTRLVTQLDRNPGADDNNLNSIFYEHLTRSLQHTLCGDLVLGRWGNYGPGDCFVLASDYLNALVHLIEVGNGLITFQLRGLEFRGTYCQQREVEAITEGVEEDEGCCCCEPGHLPRVLSFNAAFGQRWLAWEVTASKYVLEGYSISDNNAASMLQVFDLRKILVTYYVKSIIYYVSRSPKLETWLNHEGIAAALRPVRALGYADSDPTFSLSVDEDYDLRLSGLSLPSFCAVHLEWIQYCASRRSQPVDQDWNSPLVTLCFGLCVLGRRALGTASHSMSASLEPFLYGLHALFKGDFRITSPRDEWVFADMDLLHRVVAPGVRMALKLHQDHFTSPDEYEEPAALYDAIAANEERLVISHEGDPAWRSAILSNTPSLLALRHVMDDASDEYKIIMLNRRHLSFRVIKVNRECVRGLWAGQQQELVFLRNRNPERGSIQNAKQALRNMINSSCDQPLGYPIYVSPLTTSLAGSHPQLRALWGGPVSLGAIARWLLRSWERLHKGCGAGCNSGGNVDDSDCGGGGGLTSLSNHPPLAHPTPENAAGSSEQPLPPGPSWGPRPSLSGSGDGRPPPLLQWPPPRLPGPPPASPAPTEGPRPSRPSGPALLNSEGPSGKWSLGGRKGLGGPDGEPASGSPKGGTPKSQAPLDLSLSPDVSSEASPARTTQDLPCLDSSIPEGCTPSGAPGDWPVPAEERESPAAQPLLEHQY from the exons ATGGGGTCTCAGGTGTTGCAGATCCTGCGCCAGGGGGTGTGGGCCTCGCTCACTGGGGGATGGTTCTTCGATCCGCATCAGAGCACCTTCTCCAACTGCTTCCATCTCTATGTCTGGATCTTCTTGCTCATCTTTCCCTTCTTGCTGTACATG GTCCTGCCCCCCAGCCTGATGGTGGCTGGAGTGTACTGCCTGGTGGTAGCTGTCATCTTTGCTACCATCAAGACTGTGAACTATCGCCTGCATGCCATGTTCGACCAGGGCGAGATTGTGGAGAAACGCAACTCTACCATGGGGGAGCAGGAAGAAGAGGCTGCCCAGGGGGAGAGCAGTCTCCCAAG GGACCCTGGTGTGGAGATGACGGTGTTCCGGAAGGTGAGCTCCACGCCCCCTGTACGCTGCAGTTCCCAGCATTCTGTGTTTGGCTTCAACCAGGTTTCG GAGTTGCTGCCCCGGATGGAGGATTCTGGGCCCCTCAGAG ACATCAAGGAGCTGGTACGGGAACAGGGCAGCAACAACGTGATCGTGACCTCTGCCGATCGAGAAATGCTGAAGCTCAGCTCCCAAGAGAAACTGA TTGGAGACCTTCCCCAGACACCTCCAGGGGTTGTTCCAGACCCCTCTCTCCCCAGTACGGATTCTTCCGAGCGTTCTCCCATGGCTGGAGATGGTGTCCCCTGGGGTGGGAGCGGTGTGGCTGACACTCCCATGAGCCCTTTACTGAAAGGGAGCCTCAGCCAGGAGCTAAGCAAGAGCTTTCTGACCCTGACCCGGCCTGACCGGGCCCTAGTGAGGACCAGTAGTCGGCGGGAACAATGTCGGGGAACTGGAGGCTACCAGCCCCTGGACCGGAGGGGCTCAGGTGACCCCATGCCCCAGAAAGCTGGCTCTTCGGATTCCTGCTTCAGTGGCACTGACAGGGAGACTCTGAGCAGCTTCAAGAGTGAGAAGACTAACTCTACACACCTCGACAGTCCCCCTGGTGGGCATGCTCCCGAGGGCAGCGACACAGACCCTCCTTCTGAGGCTGAGCTGCCTGCCTCCCCAGATGCTGGGGTCCCCTCAGATGACACACTTCGTTCCTTTGACACAGTCATTGGAGCAGGGACACCACCGGGCCAAACGGAGCCGCTCCTGGTTGTGCGGCCCAAGGACTTGGCCCTGCTTCGGCCTAGCAAGCGGCGGCCCCCCATGCGAGGACATTCCCCACCTGGTCGTACCCCAAGACGGCCCTTGCTTGAGGGCTCAGGCTTCTTTGAAGATGAAGATACCAGTGAAGGTAGTGAGCTGAGTCCAGCATCCAGTCTCCGGTCTCAGCGCCGCTATAGCACTGATAGCTCCTCGTCTACTTCTTGCTACTCCCCCGAGAGCTCCCAGGGTGCAGCAGGGGGTCCTCGGAAGCGGCGGGCCCCTCATGGGGCCGAAGAAGGAACTGCTGTGCCCCCTAAGCGACCCTATGGGACCCAGCGGACGCCCAGTACTGCCAGTGCCAAAACTCATGCCCGTGTGTTGAGCATGGATGGGGCAGGGGGTGATGTCTTACGGGCACCCCTGGCGGGCTCCAAGGCTGAGCTGGAGGCCCAGCCAGGAATGGAGCTGGCTGCTGGTGAGCCTGCTGTGTTGCCTCCTGAAGCCCGGAGGGGACCCGCTGCCAACCAGCCTGGCTGGCGGGGGGAGCTGCAGGAGGAAGGTGCTGTAGGGGGAG CACCTGAGGAAACAGGTCAGCGGGAATGCACAAGCAATGTGAGGAGAGCTCAAGCTATCCGGAGACGACACAATGCAGGCAGCAACCCTACGCCTCCAGCCTCTGTCATGGGCTCACCACCTAG CCTGCAGGAGGCTCAGCGGGGCCGGGCTGCTTCCCACTCCAGGGCACTGACTCTGCCCTCCGCTCTGCACTTTGCCTCTTCCCTGTTGCTCACCCGAGCTGGCCCCAACGTCCATGAAGCCAGCAATTTTGATGACACCTCTGAGGGTGCTGTGCACTATTTCTACGACGAGAGTG GTGTACGACGGTCGTATACCTTTGGCCTAGCTGGAGGTGGCTACGAGAACCCTGTGAGTCAGCCAGGCGAGCAGGCAGCCAATGGAGCCTG GGACCGTCACTCACATTCCTCCAGCTTCCACTCAGCTGATGTGCCTGAAGCCACGGGAGGCTTGAACCTGTTGCAGCCAAGGCCAGTAGTTCTTCAGGGTATGCAG TTTGACCTGCTGGACCAGGACTCCCTGCACGAATCCCAGGAGCAGACACTGATGGAGGAGGCACCACCCCGGGCCCAGCACAGCTACAAGTACTGGTTTCTTCCTGGCCGTTGGACCTCTGTGCGCTACGAACGGCTGGCCCTGCTAGCTCTGTTGGACCG GACACGTGGGGTAATGGAGAACATTTTCGGTGTTGGATTGAGCAGCCTGGTTGCCTTCCTGGGATACCTGTTGCTGCTCAAGGGCTTCTTCACTGACATCTGGGTCTTCCAGTTCTGTCTGGTCATCGCCTCCTGTCAGTACTCCCTGCTCAAG AGCGTGCAGCCTGATGCAGCATCCCCAATGCAC GGCCACAACTGGGTGATTGCATACAGCCGGCCTGTCTACTTCTGTATCTGCTGTCTACTCATCTGGCTGCTGGATGCCCTGGGGACCGCTCAGCCCTTCCCACCTGTCTCTCTGTACGGCCTCACactcttctctgcctctttcttcttttgtgccCGAGATGTGGCCACTG TGTTCACCTTATGCTTTCCGTTCGTCTTCCTCCTGGGCCTCCTGCCCCAGGTCAACACCTGCCTCATGTACCTCCTGGAGCAGATAGACATGCATGGCTTTGGAGGCACAG CTGCCACCAGCCCACTCACTGCGGTCTTCAGCCTCACGCGAAGCCTGCTGGCTGCTGCCCTGCTTTATGGCTTCTGCCTTGGGGCCATCAAG ACACCTTGGCCAGAGCAGCACGTCCCTGTCCTCTTCTCAGTCTTCTGTGGCCTCCTGGTGGCAATGTCCTACCATCTGAGCCGGCAGAGCAGCGACCCCACCGTTCTCTG GTCTCTAGTCCGGAGTAAACTCTTCCCTGAGCTAGAGGAGCGGAGCCTAGAGACAGCCCGGGTCGAACCCCCAGACCCACTGCCAGAGAAGATGCGTCAGTCAGTG CGGGAAGTCTTGCACTCCGACCTGGTGATGTGTGTGGTGATCGCCGTGCTCACCTTTGCCGTCAGTGCCAGCACCGTCTTCATTGCCCTGAAG TCAGTTCTGGGCTTCGTGTTATATGCGCTGGCAGGAGCCGTGGGCTTCTTCACGCATTACCTGCTGCCACAGCTGCGCAAACAGCTCCCCTGGTTCTGCCTCTCACAGCCTGTGCTGAAGCCACTGGAGTATAGCCAGTATGAAGTGCGAG GCGCTGCCCAGGTGATGTGGTTTGAGAAGCTCTACGCTGGCCTGCAGTGTGCTGAGAAGTACCTCATCTACCCTGCCGTGGTCCTCAACGCTCTCACAGTGGACGCCCACACAGTCGTCAGCCACCCAGACAAATTCTGCCTCTA CTGCCGGGCCTTGCTGATGACTGTGGCGGGGCTGAAGCTGCTGCGCTCGGCCTTCTGTTGCCCACCCCAGCAGTACCTGACCTTGGCCTTCACTGTCCTCCTCTTCCACTTCGACTACCCGAGGCTCTCACAGGGCTTCCTGCTTGACTACTTCCTCATGTCTCTGCTCTGCAGCAAG CTTTGGGACCTGCTGTACAAGCTGCGTTTTGTACTGACCTACATTGCACCATGGCAGATCACCTGGGGCTCAGCCTTCCATGCCTTTGCCCAGCCCTTCGCTGTACCAC ACTCAGCTATGCTGTTCCTTCAGGCCCTGCTCTCAGGGCTCTTTTCTACCCCACTCAACCCCCTGCTGGGCAGCGCAGTCTTCATCATGTCCTACGCAAGGCCCCTCAAGTTCTGGGAGAGGGACTACAA CACTAAACGTGTGGACCATTCTAACACTCGCCTAGTGACACAGCTGGACCGGAACCCAG GCGCTGATGACAACAACCTCAACTCCATCTTCTATGAGCACTTGACACGCTCGCTGCAGCACACGCTGTGTGGGGATCTGGTGCTGGGCCGCTGGGGCAATTATGGCCCTGGAGACTGCTTTGTCCTGGCCTCTGACTACCTCAACGCGCTAGTGCACCTCATTGAGGTTGGCAATGGCCTCATCACCTTCCAGCTTCGTGGCCTTGAGTTCCGGG GCACATACTGCCAGCAGCGTGAGGTGGAGGCCATCACGGAAGGTGTGGAGGAAGACGAGGGCTGCTGTTGCTGTGAGCCTGGTCACCTGCCCCGGGTCCTGTCCTTCAATGCTGCCTTTGGGCAGCGCTGGCTGGCCTGGGAGGTGACAGCCAGCAAGTACGTGCTGGAAGGCTACAGCATCAGTGACAACAACGCAGCCTCCATGCTGCAGGTGTTTGACCTCCGCAAGATCCTCGTCACTTACTATGTCAAG AGCATCATCTACTATGTGAGCCGCTCTCCAAAGCTAGAGACCTGGCTGAACCATGAGGGCATCGCCGCTGCCCTCCGGCCTGTGCGAGCCCTTGGTTACGCAGACTCGGACCCCACCTTCTCACTGAGTGTTGACGAGGACTACGACCTCCGGTTGTCTGGCCTCTCCCTGCCATCCTTCTGCGCTGTCCACCTCGAGTGGATCCAGTACTGTGCCTCTCGGCGCAGCCAG CCCGTGGACCAGGACTGGAATTCACCGTTGGTTACACTGTGCTTTGGCCTGTGTGTGCTGGGTCGCCGGGCCCTGGGAACAGCGTCACACAGTATGTCTGCCAG CCTGGAGCCCTTCCTCTATGGCCTGCACGCCCTGTTCAAGGGGGACTTCCGCATCACCTCTCCCCGTGACGAGTGGGTCTTTGCCGACATGGATCTGCTTCACCGAGTGGTAGCCCCTGGGGTTCGCATGGCCCTCAAGCTTCACCAG GACCATTTCACATCTCCTGATGAGTATGAGGAACCAGCAGCCCTGTATGACGCCATCGCGGCCAATGAGGAGCGGCTAGTCATCTCACATGAGGGGGACCCTGCCTGGCGCAGTGCCATCCTCAGCAACACCCCCTCCCTGCTGGCGCTGCGCCATGTCATGGACGACGCTTCTGACGAGTACAAGATCATCATGCTCAACAGGCGCCACCTCAGCTTCCGAGTCATCAAG GTAAACCGAGAGTGTGTGCGTGGGCTGTGGGCTGGGCAGCAACAAGAGCTGGTGTTCCTGCGCAACCGCAACCCTGAGCGCGGCAGCATCCAGAATGCCAAGCAGGCACTCCGCAACATGATCAATTCCTCCTGCGACCAGCCACTGGGATATCCCATCTACGTGTCACCTCTTACCACATCTCTGGCTGGTAGCCACCCCCAACTGCGGGCGCTGTGGGGTGGTCCTGTCAGCCTGGGTGCCATTGCCCGATGGCTCTTGCGCAGCTGGGAGAg ACTTCATAAGGGCTGTGGCGCTGGCTGTAATAGCGGAGGGAATGTGGATGACTCGGACTGTGGTGGGGGTGGCGGCCTGACCTCCCTCAGCAATCATCCGCCCTTGGCACACCCTACGCCTGAAAATGCAGCAG GCAGCAGTGAGCAGCCCCTCCCACCAGGTCCTAGCTGGGGACCACGGCCTTCCCTCAGTGGCTCTGGTGATGGGCGGCCCCCTCCTCTGCTGCAGTGGCCTCCCCCTCGGCTCCCTGGACCACCCCCTGCTTCACCTGCTCCCACTGAGGGTCCCCGGCCCTCAAGACCTTCTGGCCCTGCTCTCCTCAATTCTGAGGGACCCAGTGGGAAGTGGAGTCTGGGGGGTCGGAAGGGACTGGGAGGACCTGATGGGGAGCCAGCCTCAGGGAGCCCCAAAGGAGGCACCCCCAAATCTCAG GCCCCTCTAGACCTCAGCCTCAGTCCTGATGTCAGCTCTGAGGCCTCACCTGCCAGAACCACCCAGGACCTTCCTTGCTTGGACAGCAGTATTCCTGAGGGTTGCACACCCTCCGGTGCCCCAGGTGACTGGCCTGTCCCTGCTGAGGAACGCGAGAGCCCGGCTGCCCAGCCCTTGCTGGAGCATCAGTACTGA